One part of the Microbulbifer sp. THAF38 genome encodes these proteins:
- the iscX gene encoding Fe-S cluster assembly protein IscX: MKWTDIHDIAIELCDRHEDVDPLTVNFVDLRNWVMALPEFDDDPSRCGEKILEAIQAAWIEECD, translated from the coding sequence GATATTGCGATCGAGCTCTGTGATAGGCACGAAGATGTAGACCCGCTCACGGTCAATTTTGTCGATCTGCGCAATTGGGTAATGGCGTTGCCGGAATTTGACGATGACCCCAGCCGTTGTGGCGAGAAGATTCTGGAGGCTATTCAGGCCGCCTGGATTGAAGAGTGCGACTAG